The window ATGGTGAGCCCCTTTCTCTTAACAGGAGCTTTCTCCTCGAACTCTAAAGAACATTCGAATGGTTCGCCCTCATCGATGTGTGAACCTCCATATCGCATCCCTCTTCCATTTAGATCTTTTATCGGAATTTCAATTTCGCAAAAATCATCCTTTAGAGTGTTTCTATTCGCTAATCCTTTTCCAATCAGGAGTGCTAAATCTAATGGTGGTATATCAGGTTCCACATTAAAGGATTCAATAAACTTAATGACCGCAGCAACAAGGTTATCCATATCCTCAACCAAAGCAAGCTCGCTTGACTCCTCAAGATATCGCTTTGCGGCTTCATAGAAACAACGCGTAGCGACGACACTAGAATTGTGCGTGAAAATGATGTGAAAGTGATTTTTTATCATTATTTTTCCTTTAGAGCTTCAGCTCCGGTCAAGGCTGGCATTGGTGATGAAGCATTCCCCCAGCCCGAGGCGGTGCTTCAGATCAACTGGCAACATTCAGATCAACGTGCCATCGTGCGCAGTGTTTCTGCGCGCTTCGCAATCTCCTCAGCGACCAGAGGAGGAACCTCAGTGCGTAGCTTTTTGCGCCACTCCTCCCAAGCAGTCTCATGCTTCTCTTTGGGCAGCGCACTAATGTCTTTCACGGCTTTGAAGGCTCGACGATCTACTTCCTCCTGAGAAAGCCGCCGCTGAATGGGAGGATCGGGAGGAGGCGGTGGTGGTGGATCGGGTTCAGGGCGTGGTGGCGGTGGTGCGGGAAGCTGACGCGGCGGTAAGCCTCCCGTGCCCTGACGCAGGAATCGAATCGTCGCATCGTAGTCTCCCAATGCCTGCTCACGATGGGATTCGCCTTGCAGAAAGGCGATGGCATCTGCCGCTGGTAAGCTGCGTGCGTACTGACGAAGCTGGAACTTCCTCTGAGCATCTTCTGACTCACCCATCGCATCCGCAAGGCGTGTACGCAGGGATGCCTCCAGGAAGGCGAGATCCGTGCGTGATTCAAACTCCTGACGGGTAAGCGAGCGCCGAGACTCCAGTAAAGCTTCGTCGAGTGCTCGCTGCGACTGAACCACACTGGTGTGAGCATCAAGGACACGGCTCTCAGACTGGATGCGGCGCACCCTGGCATTGTTTTTCTTTTCCTCCGCCAGATCGCGCACCCCAAAAAGCAGATCGAAGAGATCCATGCTGTGGAGACCTTTCTTGCTGCCTCAGACAGCCTGAGTGCGGTGCCTTTGTGAGAGCACTTCTTGCACTACCTCAAAGGCAAGAGGCTCCATTTTGCTAACGGCGGCCATGTAGCATCCCCGTAGCGCAGCCCGAATATCCACAGGTGTCATCCCCTCGGAAACTGTCACCAAGGCGTCGAGCTGCGCCTCAGAGAAGGCAGGAAGCTGCCGGGCGAGAAGCACGCGCCGAGCATCCGGGCCGGGACGTCCAAAGCCAAACTCTGCAATGCAGCGACGGCGTAGTGCGGGGTCTATCTCATCGGGCTGGTTGGTGGTCAGGAAGATGATCATGCGAGACTCACCAGCAAGCTCATCGGCGACCTGGAGGAACGAGTCGGTCGCCGCCTTCTCCTCGTGGTGTGCTTGCTGCTCACTGCGACGCACGGCCATCCCTTCCACTTCGTCCACGATCATGACCTTCAGGCTCCCCTCGGGGAGAGCGCGTAGCTGGTCAAACGCTCGCCAGATGTTTCCGGCGAAGTCGCCAACCAAGCCATTGCCCCGTGCCTGAGTGGTTAGGGTCAGGATGCTGCCCGTGATGCCCTTAATACGGCAGTAGTAATCCGAGACGAAGCGAGCCGAGGCCGATTTCCCCGTGCCGGGATCACCGTGCAGTAGCACTAGGGCCACTCCATTGGTCAAGGAATCTTCCAGGTCTTCAGGAACCGGCTGCTGTGTTTGCTCCGACCAGTCTTGGAGCGCCCCATCCCACTGACATGCCATTTGCAGAAGTAGCTCCTCCACAATGGGATCGAGGCCGACCAGTCGCTGTCCATCGCGCTGAATACCCTCGTGTGGCAAGAGAGTCTCTGCCAGTGGAGGCATGTCCTCATCCGCGGACTTTACTGCTCGAATGGGCTTCGGCTCAGAGCCTGGGGTAAAGGCAAAGGTGCCCAGTCGTTCCGGTGTTGGGGTACCAGAGACCAGAGTGAACTGTGCCTCATGTAAAGGGGAAAGCCGAAAGGTGACCCGGCGTTGGTGTGGATCGCGTCGCAGCTCCTCAGCAAGGAGAGGCTGTAAACGCTCAGAGAGCTTCGCATTCCAGGCCGAGTCACCAAGCCCCGGAGTGCGGATGATGGCCACATTCCAAGTTGCAAGAGATGCAGACCCGTTATTTAAGAAACTAAAGCCCTGTGGCCCAAGACCGTTTTTGAGCGTGGGTGCTGCCAATGGAGTTTTCATTGTTCACGATCATCCTTTCTTCTGTCAGTTCTGCACAGAAAACTGACAGAAGGAGCACATTACCTTTAAAATGAAGGTGGACTAAAGCTAACACTGTCGTCGTCGGCTTTGGCTGGGGGGAGCACTTCATTTAGGGAGGAATTACTGGCTCCTGGAGCCTGTAGTGTAGGTCCCATAATCTCCTCCGGGAGCGGTTCCTGGGAGGCTGGCGCAGGATTTTCAGAGGGACGAACGAGGATGTTCAGCTCATAAGGAGTGCCTATGGGTTGATCTCCCGACATTAGCAGCGCACTGCTGACCTCGATCTCCAAACGATCATAGGACCAAACCGGCACTAATCCCTCTAAATGGATTGTCGTTAAGACGCTCTGCATGAGATCAGACATCTGACTGGGGAGTTGTGAAGCCAGAGACACGCCAATATCTGTGCCAGTAGGAGCCATATTCACTTCTTTTAGTGTAGTGCTGCCAACTTTGTGGCCAGTCTCTGTCGTAAAACAGAGGACAATAGGATGATTATCTCTTTGAGAGCTAGGATTTTCGGCGTCAGTATTTTGAGTATTCATTACGGATTAAACCTTTCTTCGAATTCAGGATTGGTAAAAACAGCGCGTCCCCAAGAGTAGGAACCACTTACAAAGGTGCCGTAGCGATTTGCCTTCCCACCTCCCAAGAGTTGCTCTCCAGTTACCCATCCAAACTCCTTAAAGAGCTTATTAGCCTCCTCTCTACATCCCTCACGGACAGTCACGGAGAGCCGTACTTTGGTTCCTTCGGGATACGAACGGGGCTGTGGCGGTTGACCAGCGGGTGGTCCCCATGCTTGAAGCTTCTCATCAGAAATGTTGAAAGTATAGCGTCGAACGATGGTTTCTTGGATGTAAAACGTCACCTCAATATAAGAAATAACGTTCTTCAGTGCCATCATTCCAACTTCTAATAATGCCTTATCAACATTAAAGTCTACAGGGACGCCACTATTATCGATAAGAGCGCTTGCTTCTTTCTCAAACATCTGCCAAACGGCTCTTACGTCTGACAGGTTGATCACACGAGCAACCAGACCGGTATCAGCTCTATTTCTAACACCACTACTCATAACACTCCTCCTTTCCAGAAGCTACATAATGTTATGCCTCTAGATATCAACCAACATACTTC of the Armatimonas rosea genome contains:
- a CDS encoding AAA family ATPase; its protein translation is MPPLAETLLPHEGIQRDGQRLVGLDPIVEELLLQMACQWDGALQDWSEQTQQPVPEDLEDSLTNGVALVLLHGDPGTGKSASARFVSDYYCRIKGITGSILTLTTQARGNGLVGDFAGNIWRAFDQLRALPEGSLKVMIVDEVEGMAVRRSEQQAHHEEKAATDSFLQVADELAGESRMIIFLTTNQPDEIDPALRRRCIAEFGFGRPGPDARRVLLARQLPAFSEAQLDALVTVSEGMTPVDIRAALRGCYMAAVSKMEPLAFEVVQEVLSQRHRTQAV